The genomic interval TTgtcaaacaggcataaactgggcaaggctagacttgagaacgagaaacaagatcaaagaacatgaaacaaaacgaggaacagggtacaaacgcttcgtacggtgataacactcaatacttcacgaagtgcaaagagacacgaggagtttaaatgacaaacgttaTCAGAGGTGAAACACAAGAAAGCTGAGAACAATGAACACACTCACAGAACACACTCCCCTCCcttggcggtcctggccctctgggcaaaatgtcttcagctgaaccgggagactgagcggcatcctcagctgagcaagAAGGCAGATCGGCATCCTCCGCAGGGCAGGAAGGCAGATTGGCGTCCTCCGCagggcaggaaggcagagcgacgtcctctgcAGGGCGGGAAAGCGGCGCGTCGTCCTCCGCGgggcatgaaggcagagcggcGTCCTCCGCAAAGCAGGAAAGTGGAGCGTCATCCTCCattgactctgcaggctgaacttggttttctgtgtcagcagaacttggttgtccatatCAAGGACcttggactggaacttggcgtggaaggtcGCCTCGTCGaactcagactggaacttggtgtaGAAGGTCGCCTCGTCGATCTCGGACTGGAACTGGGCGTGGAAGGCCGCCTCGTCGatctcggacaggaacttggcgtggaacgtcgcctcgtcgacctcggacaggaacttggcttgagaggctgtctctttgacctcagataCGAGTCGATGCAAGtcaacacacacttacaaattTACAAAATCAAGCGTGACAGTTTGAATCCATTTGAAAGTGTCTCTGCTGCATTTTgctcacacacttcacacatatGTTTGGTGTGAACAGTTTCCTCACAGAGACACGGCAAggcaagtttatttatattgcaCAGTTCATACACAATGgtaattcaaagtgctttacataaaaaTTATGTAGAAAATACAaggcattaaaaaatatataagaacaaaaaataaaagtaagaaataaaaattagaaaaattaattaaaattaactggagatacaaaagaaaaaaaaatgggtaaAAAGGGGAAAAACTGAAATGATATAGATCAATCAGTAAAGTGCAGCatagtgttcagtcagtaaatGCAAGGCTAAATAGATGTGTTTTCAgtctatttttaaatgtgaccAGCGTTTGACCCATCTTACTTCTTCTGGAAGCTGGTTCAGAAGGGGAAGTGGACGTTGCTTAAATTTCTGGTTAAGACAGATCTGGGTGGGTCAGAAATTGGGACAGACTTTTAGACGAGTGTTTGAAAGAACAGGAGCTTTAATATCTTTCTGAAGTGGAGTTGGTGTGGAGATCTGGGAGTGTGAACTCAGGATGaagatcctcctcatcttcacccTCTGTCTGATCTCAGGTAAAGAAATGCACTTCAGAATAATCCTCACTATCAGCAGCAGTGTTACATGAAGGAAGGTTTTGCTCAGATGgatgtttggtgttttgttaGATGGAGGAGCCTCCAAGGAAGTAACAGGATattcaggaggaggagtcctTATCAAGTGCAAGTATTATACAAAATACACacgaaacaaaaaatatttctgtaaggGTCCAGTACCAGGCTGTTCTGACCAAATAAAGACAGGAGCTAAAAACGAGTGGATAAATTCAGGAAGATTCTCACTGTTTGATGACACCAAATCAGCAGAGTTCAGggtgaagatcagagagctcaCTGTACAGGACACTGGGGCGTACCAGTGTGGAGTTGATAAATTGGGaaaagacatttacacacctgtgGAACTGAAGGTGAAGGAAGGTGAGTCTCCCATCGCTGCCTTCTGTTTATCTTCCTGAACATTTAGCATCATTAGCATTATCTACACTGAAAGTACAAACAGTAGGATTTTCTATATGCTATATAAtgcttatttataattatattacagtGGTGTTGAATGCTCAGTACTGATtgctgttgattcattttctataacagcagctctgacattagtgCTGACTGAAAATCTCAGGTTTATGCGAATGAGCTCaatctaatacattattgtttctatagtaacagctacttcacagggacttttacCACATAATGTACCACATTAATAGatgtgaaaacacattatttaataacaaaaatatattttccttgATATGGTTAGTTTTTTTTAGAAAGGCTGAATGTTTAATGAATGTTTATTCAACAGTTAAACAGAGCAGATTGAACTCTTCActttttcagtaacatgacgagctgcattATGATGTCAGGTCCACCATGGACAATCTCCCCAGAGGGCACGCGTGTTTTTGAACTTCTTATTTAGTTTTAGTTCCTGTGTTTGTGCTCACCTCAGGTGTATTTCTCCTGATTAGTTTCTCTATTTAAGTTCTGTGTTTTCTCTCCTTAGTTGCTTGGCGTTTATGTTTTCCCCTGTCATAGCCTTGTCTTAATTTTGGTTGGTTTTGCTAGGTCTTGGTTCTTTTTCTGCCTTCTGGTTGTttattagttgtttatttaataaagctcCTCTGCACTCGCATCCACATCCCTGGATTtgggtgtgttttgtttatgcagAGAAAATAAGAGTAGATTTAATTGTGTTTTATCAGAAGAAACATcagatttatatgtaaatttactgtATAACTGTCTAAGTGTTGTTAATCAGAGCTaggacacatatacacatataaactga from Ictalurus furcatus strain D&B chromosome 11, Billie_1.0, whole genome shotgun sequence carries:
- the LOC128615125 gene encoding uncharacterized protein LOC128615125 codes for the protein TLSEVKHKKAENNEHTHRTHSPPLAVLALWAKCLQLNRETERHPQLSKKADRHPPQGRKADWRPPQGRKAERRPLQGGKAARRPPRGMKAERRPPQSRKVERHPPLTLQAELGFLCQQNLVVHIKDLGLELGVEGRLVELRLELGVEGRLVDLGLELGVEGRLVDLGQELGVERRLVDLGQELGLRGCLFDLRYESMQVNTHLQIYKIKRDSLNPFESVSAAFCSHTSHICLV